The following are encoded together in the Vigna angularis cultivar LongXiaoDou No.4 chromosome 9, ASM1680809v1, whole genome shotgun sequence genome:
- the LOC128193898 gene encoding protein FAR-RED IMPAIRED RESPONSE 1-like gives MACEEVPCAVNNDSNQNVDDIVPKIHMWFDTIEEVKSFYTDYAVRSGFGVRIRTSRRNKNNDLIFVKLVCSREGKYLTSIAPEWKTQPTQKNQCPAGISVVMKEGRWQVRTVVIEHSHDMCPNNSNLIRGNRRINMHAKHTLNMNDNSGVRINKSFISLVNEAGGFENMQFVERDARNYIGQQRRALCKEGDGQTLLRYFSRMRELNNDFFYDMEMDDDNRISSVFWADARSRATCVDFGDVVSFDTTYLTNKYDMPFAQFVGVNHHGHSILLGCALISAEDTRTFTWLFSTWLRCMSNKAPEGIVTDQCKAMSNAINLVFPNTKHRWCLWHIMKKIPEKLQGYKCYKAIKSELKRLVYDTVSYEEFELGWANLMSCQGLENNDWLNSLYADRQRWVPCYMKHQFWAGMSTTQRSEGMNAFFDGFINSSTTLQQFVHQYDNALRQKAQKELEADFSSMNTTLPCGSQSLIERQYQTEYTQAKFVEVQNEFRSRMNCFIKNITKEGTITRYTVKEDVIWEGECRSKFHVVVFDPVTTYSHCSCQLFEFRGILCRHSLLVLGQEDVRNVPTKYVLRRWSKNVRRRHTLIKASYTNNIEDSKMQRYQALCKRFYDIAEVACDSETASDNLLSDLNCIAKTLGVCTSTTLSMVNDASHMDGRLHGNEDVRPSSEIDGILVRSPVAVKRKGRPRTKRLQSTVEKITKKKKSHATKTKHARNSNDTSNQDITDVHNVQELPNEDMFQSQVTQSEFMSLLTSGEYIVHNDEFSPNTYTHL, from the exons ATGGCGTGTGAAGAAGTACCTTGTGCGGTGAACAACGACTCCAATCAGAATGTGGACGATATTGTCCCTAAAATTCATATGTGGTTTGATACAATTGAAGAGGTTAAAAGTTTTTACACTGACTATGCTGTGAGGAGTGGTTTTGGTGTTCGGATAAGGACTTCTAGGAGAAATAAGAACAACGACTTAATCTTCGTTAAATTAGTTTGCTCTAGGGAAGGGAAGTACCTAACTTCCATTGCTCCAGAATGGAAAACCCAGCCAACTCAGAAAAACCAATGTCCAGCTGGAATAAGTGTTGTTATGAAAGAAGGAAGATGGCAGGTCAGAACAGTTGTTATTGAACACAGCCATGACATGTGTCCAAATAACTCCAACCTTATACGTGGTAATCGAAGAATTAATATGCATGCGAAGCACACCCTTAATATGAATGATAATTCTGGTGTTCGCATTAACAAAAGTTTCATATCTTTGGTCAATGAGGCCGGTGGGTTTGAAAATATGCAATTCGTGGAACGTGATGCCCGTAATTACATTGGACAGCAGAGAAGAGCTCTTTGTAAGGAAGGTGATGGCCAAAcacttttaagatatttttcaaGAATGAGAGAATTAAACAATGATTTTTTCTATGATATGGAAATGGACGACGACAACCGAATAAGCAGTGTCTTTTGGGCCGATGCACGAAGTCGCGCAACATGTGTAGATTTTGGTGATGTTGTGTCGTTTGACACAACCTACCTAACAAACAAATATGATATGCCATTTGCACAATTTGTTGGTGTTAATCATCATGGTCATTCAATATTACTGGGCTGTGCTTTGATTTCTGCAGAGGACACTAGGACATTCACATGGTTATTTTCAACTTGGCTTAGATGTATGTCAAACAAGGCTCCTGAAGGTATCGTCACTGATCAATGCAAGGCAATGTCCAATGCCATAAATCTTGTGtttccaaacacaaaacacCGTTGGTGCTTGTGGcacataatgaaaaaaatacctGAGAAGTTGCAAGGCTACAAATGCTATAAAGCAATCAAAAGTGAACTTAAGAGGCTTGTGTATGACACAGTCAGTTATGAAGAATTTGAGTTAGGCTGGGCAAATTTGATGTCATGTCAAGGGTTAGAGAATAATGATTGGCTAAATTCATTGTATGCAGATAGACAACGATGGGTTCCTTGTTATATGAAACATCAATTTTGGGCGGGAATGTCAACGACCCAACGAAGTGAGGGCATGAATGCATTCTTTGATGGATTCATAAATTCAAGTACAACACTTCAACAATTTGTGCACCAGTACGATAACGCCCTGCGACAAAAAGCGCAAAAAGAACTTGAGGCCGATTTTTCTTCAATGAATACGACTCTACCATGCGGATCTCAATCTCTTATTGAAAGACAATACCAAACCGAGTACACACAGGCCAAATTTGTGGAAGTTCAAAACGAATTTCGGTCACGCATGAACTGCTTCATTAAAAACATCACAAAAGAAGGTACAATAACTAGGTACACTGTTAAAGAAGACGTCATATGGGAGGGTGAGTGTCGTTCAAAATTTCATGTAGTAGTGTTTGATCCTGTGACAACCTACAGTCACTGCAGTTGCCAACTATTTGAGTTTAGGGGAATCTTGTGTAGACATTCGTTATTGGTCCTAGGGCAGGAAGATGTGCGTAATGTACCAACAAAATATGTTTTGCGTAGGTGGAGCAAAAACGTCCGTAGAAGACATACTCTCATTAAAGCATCTTACACCAACAACATTGAAGACAGTAAGATGCAAAGGTACCAAGCTTTGTGTAAGCGTTTCTATGACATCGCAGAGGTTGCTTGTGATTCTGAGACTGCATCTGATAACTTGCTGTCGGATTTAAACTGTATAGCCAAAACTTTGGGTGTATGTACATCAACGACATTGTCGATGGTGAATGACGCCTCTCACATGGATGGACGTCTGCATGGTAATGAAGACGTTCGACCTAGTTCTGAAATTGACGGCATACTTGTGCGCAGTCCTGTAGCTGTCAAACGCAAAGGCCGACCCAGGACAAAAAGGTTGCAATCAACAGttgaaaaaattacaaaaaagaaaaagtcccATGCTACTAAAACCAAACATGCAAGGAATTCCAAT GATACAAGTAACCAAGACATAACGGACGTCCACAATGTTCAGGAACTTCCAAATGAGGATATGTTTCAATCTCAAGTCACCCAATCAGAATTCATGTCTTTATTGACATCCGGAGAATACATCGTTCACAATGATGAGTTTTCACCAAATACTTATACACACCTTTAA
- the LOC108346584 gene encoding uncharacterized protein LOC108346584: protein MQFERMEPWEGLDIDDSDLKAFLKKCNSTATLIPGPTANVQAAMLNRQTDEPKSTQEFVNDIAKATFDRDFKSNPWIWAEKFIKHHGLVEDGNINNVTQLERVKSMHVLPFVACIVKECNPNGLGDMKIVVKDQSTSLSASVHNKVLLHPEFGPDIGVGAVLLLQSVGALSPFGRIYYLNITVRNIVKVFKADIGPPTEELLNLHQDL, encoded by the exons ATGCAGTTTGAAAGAATGGAGCCATGGGAGGGACTCGATATAGACGACAGTGATCTCAAAGCATTCTTAAAAAAGTGCAACTCAACTGCAACGTTGATACCAGGACCTACTGCAAATGTACAAGCGGCCATGCTAAACAGGCAAACAGATGAACCTAAGTCAACACAGGAATTTGTTAATGACATTGCAAAGGCAACATTTGATCGAGATTTCAAATCTAATCCTTGGATATGGGCTGAGAAGTTCATTAAACACCATG GACTTGTAGAAGATGGCAACATTAACAACGTCACCCAGCTAGAACGCGTTAAGTCAATGCATGTCCTTCCGTTTGTAGCATGCATTGTTAAAGAGTGCAACCCAAATGGATTGGGTGACATGAAAATTGTTGTCAAG GATCAAAGTACCTCATTGTCTGCTTCGGTTCACAACAAAGTCCTTCTGCATCCAGAGTTTGGGCCCGATATAGGAGTTGGTGCTGTGTTATTATTGCAAAGT GTAGGTGCATTGAGTCCTTTTGGCAGGATTTACTATTTGAATATAACAGTCCGGAACATTGTTAAG GTCTTCAAAGCTGACATAGGTCCTCCAACTGAGGAACTACTTAACCTTCATCAAGACCTGTGA
- the LOC128193897 gene encoding uncharacterized protein LOC128193897, whose translation MSGFYFGGKVIKFTEFDVCLSLGLPVVGEAIDLNKVGHRSVCREYFPEGKVDVRMVYEFLLEEHQNFPIEHFCSLYILVGISEFLVPNRSGVVFPIIFDLVSEFGSVPRYNWGSLVFQYFVESVCAASTTMKNETTKSHIHVQGCAYLLQVWFCHHFVTSKSIYSTRVTKFPRLLNWIDINIGDKFMKSALAKGSVVIDVGVSKEELCYGMVKDACEKFGIPFKKQNRGDKEKLLFVVEEQTRVIADMQSSINDLRKLVQAKNEDKNEEFVEEPVWGREHGCQSTPVQHDQQTPVAERGFKMQQSGMYDRMKAQPRIRVKSVVKRSPYTAGVRRNK comes from the exons ATGAGTGGGTTTTATTTTGGGGGCAAAGTTATTAAGTTTACCGAATTTGATGTGTGTCTGTCGTTAGGGTTGCCTGTTGTTGGTGAAGCGAtagatttaaataaagttgggcATCGTAGTGTTTGTAGGGAGTACTTCCCTGAGGGGAAAGTGGATGTCAGGATGGTATATGAGTTTTTGTTAGAGGAACATCAAAATTTTCCAATAGAACATTTTTGCAGTTTGTATATATTGGTAGGCATATCAGAGTTCTTGGTTCCGAATCGAAGTGGAGTAGTATTCCCAATCATATTTGACCTTGTTTCGGAGTTTGGGAGTGTGCCTAGGTACAATTGGGGCAGTTTAGTTTTTCAGTACTTTGTTGAAAGTGTGTGTGCTGCTTCAACAACAATGAAGAATGAAACAACCAAAAGCCATATTCATGTTCAAGGATGTGCTTACCTGTTGCAG GTATGGTTTTGTCACCATTTTGTGACATCGAAGTCCATTTACAGTACACGGGTAACAAAATTCCCAAGGTTGTTGAACTGGATTGATATCAATATTGGGGATAAGTTTATGAAAAGTGCTTTGGCAAAGGGATCG GTTGTTATTGATGTTGGTGTGTCCAAAGAGGAGCTTTGTTATGGTATGGTGAAAGACGCTTGTGAGAAATTTGGTATTCCATTTAAGAAGCAAAACAGAGGAGATAAGGAAAAATTACTTTTTGTTGTAGAAGAACAAACACGGGTAATCGCGGACATGCAAAGTAGTATTAACGATTTAAGAAAGTTGGTTCAAGcaaaaaatgaagataagaatgaagaattTGTGGAAGAACCGGTGTGGGGACGTGAACATGGTTGTCAAAGTACACCGGTTCAGCATGACCAGCAAACCCCTGTGGCTGAACGTGGATTTAAAATGCAACAAAGCGGAATGTATGATCGTATGAAAGCGCAACCCCGAATACGGGTTAAGAGTGTCGTCAAAAGAAGTCCTTATACTGCAGGTGTTAGAAGAAATAAATGA
- the LOC128193899 gene encoding uncharacterized protein LOC128193899: MDCNNEEGYKNLRLRAWSDTKPIVDLNSILGDSHRTRIEMTPFKWCVYMNGPIDFCSPLLKEMVRRWVSRNSSFVLKQTMVPFTVGDVCMGLGLGVGGLDVNFDDDFDAVVCHEFSSKSLTVKDVINRIKHSKAVSNMPFRVLDNIDNLYQYNWAKAVHTFVLNSLGNASRKIRQGHMRDLGLSGNVAVLQLWAVERLGLADGAHDIVFPRIMNWRSVKLRCNKIEEIFKRKEICWEWFLRDEDRQNPMICAALHLEEGSIAEDDGDHLGLSWEQVLMKKIEDNQRKMVAMDKDLRSLATLVGVGKEDYEKGNDGKEEGGDVHGHGGAGECFQTFTYSDVGGCCSGLKDDVEDVMDIGPVVSTVPLHDDTDDDDNLLNVDRTQLYNMVIPFKLPWRVVSEISGQTFGTEDCYSFGPRMQVGNTGILFATSVFMFFERRTTGVVKRICFSPLYATHVLIESRKRKSIRKVWTLNDYSHYFPSNIIGFDDIVNAEFLFVPIIHDGHWWCYAVKIPSLEMFALDSFGHKRKERQKIDNVIAHNLALLFGHLFNCAEENKPSLEEELQQFRENYVCQWILDVDNVRRNEVLEDLGML, encoded by the exons ATGGATTGCAATAACGAAGAAGGTTACAAGAAT tTGCGGTTGCGGGCATGGAGTGACACAAAACCGATAGTGGACCTTAATTCCATACTAGGCGACAGTCATAGGACACGGATCGAAATGACTCCGTTCAAGTGGTGTGTTTATATGAACGGTCCAATTGACTTCTGCAGTCCTTTGTTGAAGGAAATGGTTAGACGTTGGGTTAGCCGCAACTCATCTTTTGTTTTGAAGCAAACAATGGTACCATTTACAGTAGGCGATGTTTGCATGGGTTTAGGATTGGGTGTTGGGGGTTTAGAtgtaaattttgatgatgactTTGATGCTGTTGTTTGTCATGAATTTTCGTCAAAGTCATTGACTGTAAAAGATGTCATAAATAGGATAAA ACATTCAAAGGCAGTTAGTAACATGCCTTTTAGAGTATTAGATAACATTGATAATTTGTACCAATATAATTGGGCAAAAGCTGTGCACACATTTGTCCTAAATAGTTTAGGAAATGCTTCAAGGAAGATAAGGCAAGGTCACATGAGGGACCTCGGTCTTAGTGGGAATGTTGCCGTGCTGCAG CTATGGGCGGTCGAACGTTTGGGTTTAGCGGACGGTGCACATGACATTGTCTTCCCGCGAATAATGAATTGGCGTTCGGTTAAGTTAAGGTGTAACAAAATAGAGGAAATCTTTAAACGGAAAGAG ATATGTTGGGAGTGGTTTTTGCGGGACGAGGACCGTCAAAACCCAATGATTTGTGCGGCCCTTCATTTGGAAGAAGGGTCAATAGCGGAAGATGATGGAGATCACTTAGGATTAAGTTGGGAACAAGTGCTGATGAAGAAAATTGAAGACAACCAAAGAAAAATGGTTGCAATGGATAAAGATTTGAGAAGTTTGGCTACATTGGTCGGTGTTGGGAAGGAAGATTATGAGAAAGGGAACGATGGTAAAGAAGAGGGTGGTGATGTTCATGGTCATGGTGGGGCAGGGGAATGTTTTCAAACATTCACGTATAGTGATGTGGGTGGTTGTTGCTCAGGACTGAAGGATGACGTTGAGGACGTAATGGATATTGGACCTGTTGTAAGCACTGTGCCACTACATGATGAcactgatgatgatgataatttaTTGAATGTAGATCGAACACAGTTGTACAACATGGTGATTCCGTTTAAACTTCCTTGGAG gGTTGTTTCTGAAATTTCCGGTCAAACATTTGGAACCGAAGACTGTTATTCTTTTGGACCTAGGATGCAGGTTGGCAACACG GGGATTTTGTTTGCCACATCAGTGTTCATGTTCTTTGAAAGAAGGACCACTGGAGTAGTTAAAAGGATCTGTTTTAGTCCATTATATGCG ACCCATGTTTTAATTGAGtcaagaaagagaaagagtatTCGGAAAGTTTGGACATTGAATGACTACTCTCACTACTTCCCGTCTAATATCATCGGATTTGATGACATTGTTAATGCCGAATTT tTGTTTGTCCCAATTATCCATGATGGCCATTGGTGGTGCTACGCTGTGAAGATTCCATCATTGGAAATGTTTGCACTGGACTCTTTTGGGCACAAAAGAAAGGAACGACAAAAGATTGACAATGTCATT GCACATAATCTTGCATTGCTTTTTGGACATTTGTTCAATTGTGCGGAAGAGAACAAACCATCATTGGAG GAAGAACTACAACAATTTAGGGAGAATTATGTATGTCAATGGATTTTGGATGTGGACAACGTCCGGAGGAATGAAGTCTTGGAAGATTTAGGCATGTTGTAG